In Nocardia sp. NBC_00403, one DNA window encodes the following:
- the bioD gene encoding dethiobiotin synthase, with protein sequence MSPLLITGTSTEVGKTVVTAAIAAAACAAGRSVAVCKPAQSGVAPGEPGDLTEVERLAGVTRTLELARYPDPLAPDTAARRCGRPLLTMAETVSAIEGLADADLTLVEGAGGLLVRMGEFTLLDLAQKLDAPVLVVVAAGLGTLNHSELTTRALRSAGVRCAGLVIGSWPADPDLAAECNRTDLPAVTGVDVVGAIPAGAGAWGRDRFTADAPGWFTRTW encoded by the coding sequence ATGAGTCCGCTGTTGATCACCGGAACCTCCACCGAGGTCGGCAAGACCGTGGTGACAGCGGCAATCGCGGCGGCGGCCTGCGCGGCCGGCCGATCGGTCGCGGTGTGCAAGCCCGCCCAAAGCGGTGTCGCTCCGGGCGAACCCGGCGATCTCACCGAGGTCGAGCGCCTGGCAGGTGTCACCCGAACCCTCGAACTCGCCCGCTACCCGGATCCGTTGGCGCCCGACACCGCGGCCCGCCGCTGCGGCCGACCGCTGCTGACCATGGCCGAAACCGTGTCTGCGATAGAGGGTCTCGCCGACGCGGACCTCACCCTGGTCGAAGGCGCGGGCGGACTGCTCGTTCGTATGGGCGAATTCACGCTGCTCGATCTCGCGCAGAAACTCGACGCACCGGTTCTGGTGGTCGTCGCGGCCGGGCTCGGCACTCTCAATCACAGCGAATTGACCACCCGCGCACTGCGATCGGCAGGCGTACGCTGTGCGGGGCTGGTGATCGGCTCCTGGCCCGCCGACCCCGACCTGGCCGCCGAGTGCAACCGCACCGATCTGCCAGCGGTCACCGGCGTCGACGTGGTCGGCGCCATCCCCGCGGGCGCGGGTGCTTGGGGGCGCGACCGCTTTACTGCCGACGCCCCAGGGTGGTTCACGCGCACCTGGTGA
- a CDS encoding maleylpyruvate isomerase family mycothiol-dependent enzyme has product MNRDLFDRSVLYLLCALRGLGSDLTRPTPCHGWDVRMLLAHVEESIAALREGVAGGRIYATPATRHPDATAVAHVQAAATGLLGDLAHYSPNPVLVSDTPLPAEILGAAGALELTVHAWDIAVAHTPSVQIPDELAGDLLTIAPQLVPITGRDPLFGPPVPTYTTRPGEQLLAYLGRKSPARVGAADPVALPSAW; this is encoded by the coding sequence ATGAACCGTGACCTGTTCGACCGATCGGTGCTGTATCTCCTGTGCGCCCTGCGGGGACTCGGCTCCGACCTCACCAGACCGACCCCGTGCCACGGCTGGGACGTGCGCATGCTGCTCGCGCACGTCGAGGAATCTATCGCCGCCCTGCGCGAAGGAGTTGCGGGTGGCCGAATTTACGCCACCCCCGCCACTCGGCATCCCGATGCCACCGCCGTCGCGCATGTCCAGGCCGCCGCCACCGGCCTGCTCGGCGACCTGGCCCACTACTCCCCGAATCCGGTGCTGGTGTCCGACACCCCGTTGCCCGCCGAAATCCTCGGTGCGGCCGGCGCTCTCGAATTGACCGTGCATGCTTGGGATATCGCTGTGGCGCACACACCGTCGGTACAGATACCGGACGAGCTCGCAGGCGATCTACTGACCATCGCGCCGCAGCTCGTCCCGATCACCGGTCGAGATCCGCTGTTCGGGCCACCGGTCCCCACCTACACCACCAGACCAGGCGAACAACTGCTCGCCTACCTCGGCCGCAAGAGCCCAGCGCGTGTGGGGGCCGCTGATCCCGTAGCGCTGCCCAGCGCATGGTGA
- a CDS encoding 8-amino-7-oxononanoate synthase encodes MTTDPLSWLDERAAERVTAGLRRELRARAPQSPSIDLASNDYLGLVRHPEVVEGAIDAVRRWGAGSTGSRLVTGTTAAHEQLEAELAEFVGAEAGLVFASGYAANLGAVTALAGRGALVVSDAGSHASLVDACRLSRARVEIAAHRDVDAVDRLLAARTEERALVLTDSVFSADGDLAALAELHGVTRANGAVLIVDEAHGLGVRGTGGRGLVHEVGLAGEPDLVITATLSKALAAQGGAVLASARVRAHLIDAARTFIFDTGLAPAAVGAARAALRLLRREPGMAARVLERAADIARIAGVPAPDSAVVSVVLGEAQVAYDAARACRSRGLDVGCFRPPSVPEGTSRLRLTARANLTPAELGTIATVLTEVLAEARGLSVVPA; translated from the coding sequence GCGCCGCAATCGCCGTCGATCGATCTCGCCTCCAACGACTACCTCGGTCTGGTTCGGCATCCCGAGGTGGTCGAGGGTGCGATCGACGCCGTGCGGCGATGGGGGGCTGGTTCGACCGGGTCCCGGTTGGTCACCGGCACTACGGCCGCGCATGAACAACTCGAGGCCGAGCTTGCCGAATTCGTCGGCGCCGAAGCCGGTTTGGTGTTCGCCTCCGGGTACGCCGCCAACCTGGGCGCGGTGACCGCGCTGGCCGGACGCGGCGCGCTCGTCGTCTCCGACGCGGGCAGTCACGCCTCACTGGTGGACGCCTGCCGGCTGTCGCGGGCGCGGGTGGAGATCGCCGCGCATCGCGATGTCGACGCCGTCGACCGGTTGTTGGCCGCCCGCACCGAGGAACGCGCGCTCGTGCTGACCGATTCGGTGTTCAGCGCCGACGGTGACCTGGCTGCGCTGGCCGAACTGCACGGGGTGACCCGCGCCAATGGCGCGGTGCTGATCGTGGACGAGGCGCATGGTCTCGGCGTGCGCGGCACCGGTGGGCGCGGGCTGGTGCACGAGGTCGGCCTGGCCGGGGAGCCGGACCTGGTTATCACCGCGACCCTCTCGAAAGCTCTTGCCGCCCAAGGTGGTGCCGTGCTGGCTAGTGCGCGGGTCCGCGCACACCTGATCGATGCCGCACGCACCTTCATCTTCGACACCGGCCTCGCGCCTGCCGCCGTCGGCGCGGCGCGTGCAGCTCTGCGATTGCTGCGCCGTGAACCCGGAATGGCCGCCCGCGTGCTCGAGCGGGCCGCCGATATCGCCCGTATCGCCGGTGTGCCTGCACCGGATTCGGCGGTGGTCTCGGTCGTGCTCGGCGAGGCGCAGGTCGCCTACGACGCCGCACGCGCCTGCCGGTCCCGTGGCCTCGACGTCGGCTGCTTCCGTCCGCCGTCGGTCCCGGAGGGCACCTCCCGCCTGCGCCTGACCGCCCGCGCCAACCTCACTCCCGCCGAGCTCGGCACCATTGCCACCGTCCTCACCGAGGTCTTGGCCGAAGCTCGCGGATTGAGCGTGGTGCCGGCATGA